From Synchiropus splendidus isolate RoL2022-P1 chromosome 10, RoL_Sspl_1.0, whole genome shotgun sequence, the proteins below share one genomic window:
- the galnt13 gene encoding polypeptide N-acetylgalactosaminyltransferase 13 isoform X3 encodes MRRFVYCKVVLTTSLVWVLVDVFLLLYFSECNKCDDRKDRSLLPALRAVISRSHEGPGEMGKAVNIPKDDQEKMKELFKINQFNLMASDMIALNRSLPDVRLDGCKTKVYPDDLPNTSIVIVFHNEAWSTLLRTVHSVISRSPRHLLMEIILVDDFSERDFLGKKLENYVRTLEVPVRVLRMEQRSGLIRARLRGAAATKGQVITFLDAHCECTIGWLEPLLGRIKEDRTAVVCPIIDVISDETFEYMAGSDMTYGGFNWKLNFRWYPVPQREMDRRKGDRTLPVRTPTMAGGLFSIDKTYFEEIGSYDPGMDIWGGENLEMSFRIWQCGGSLEIVTCSHVGHVFRKATPYSFPGGTGHVINKNNRRLAEVWMDDFKDFFYIISPGVMRVDYGDVSSRKALREALKCKPFSWYLENIYPDSQIPRRYYSLGEIRNVETNQCVDNMGRKENEKVGFFNCHGMGGNQVFSYTADKEIRTDDLCLDVSRLNGPVVMLKCHHMKGNQMFEYDAERLTLLHVNSNQCLDMPSEEDKLVPTLRDCSGSRSQQWLLRNMTLNI; translated from the exons ATGCGGCGGTTCGTCTATTGCAAAGTGGTTCTCACCACCTCTTTAGTGTGGGTGCTGGTGGACGTGTTTCTGTTGCTCTACTTCAGCGAGTGCAACAAATGTGACGACAGGAAGGACCGCTCACTGCTCCCAGCCCTCCGTG CGGTCATATCTAGGAGCCACGAGGGTCCCGGAGAGATGGGCAAGGCGGTCAACATCCCCAAGGACGACCAGGAGAAAATGAAGGAGCTTTTCAAGATAAACCAGTTTAACCTAATGGCCAGCGACATGATTGCTCTCAACAGGAGCCTGCCGGATGTGAGGTTGGATGG CTGCAAAACCAAAGTGTACCCGGACGACCTGCCGAACACCAGTATTGTCATCGTCTTTCACAACGAGGCGTGGAGCACTCTGCTCCGGACGGTCCACAGCGTCATCAGCCGCTCGCCAAGACACTTGCTTATGGAGATCATTCTGGTGGACGACTTCAGTGAACGAG aCTTTCTGGGGAAGAAGTTGGAGAACTACGTCCGGACACTGGAGGTGCCAGTGAGGGTCTTGAGGATGGAGCAGCGCTCTGGTCTGATCAGAGCTCGGTTGAGGGGCGCGGCTGCCACCAAAGGTCAGGTCATCACCTTCCTGGACGCTCACTGTGAATGCACCATCGGCTGGCTGGAGCCACTTCTGGGGCGCATCAAAGAGGACAG GACGGCAGTTGTGTGTCCCATCATCGATGTCATCAGCGACGAGACGTTCGAGTACATGGCAGGCTCTGATATGACTTATGGGGGATTTAACTGGAAGCTGAATTTCCGCTGGTACCCTGTTCCTCAGCGGGAGATGGACCGACGGAAGGGAGACAGAACACTGCCTGTCAG GACTCCAACGATGGCTGGAGGACTTTTCTCTATCGACAAAACATACTTTGAGGAAATCGGAAGTTATGACCCCGGGATGGATATTTGGGGAGGAGAGAACTTGGAGATGTCCTTCAGA ATTTGGCAGTGTGGAGGCTCTTTGGAAATAGTCACATGCTCCCATGTTGGTCACGTTTTCCGGAAGGCTACTCCATACAGCTTCCCCGGGGGAACAGGTCACGTTATCAACAAAAATAACAGACGCTTGGCTGAAGTGTGGATGGACGACTTCAAGGACTTCTTCTACATCATATCTCCAG GAGTCATGCGAGTCGACTACGGCGACGTCTCTTCTCGAAAAGCCCTTCGGGAGGCATTGAAGTGCAAACCGTTTTCCTGGTATCTGGAAAACATCTACCCCGACTCTCAGATCCCGAGAAGATACTACTCACTTGGTGAA ATCAGGAACGTTGAAACAAACCAGTGCGTGGACAACATGGGGCGCAAGGAGAACGAGAAAGTCGGCTTTTTTAACTGTCATGGAATGGGAGGAAATCAG GTGTTTTCTTACACGGCTGACAAAGAAATCCGCACGGATGACCTCTGCTTGGACGTCTCTCGCCTTAACGGTCCGGTCGTCATGCTCAAGTGTCACCACATGAAGGGGAATCAGATGTTTGAGTACGATGCCGAG
- the galnt13 gene encoding polypeptide N-acetylgalactosaminyltransferase 13 isoform X2 has protein sequence MRRFVYCKVVLTTSLVWVLVDVFLLLYFSECNKCDDRKDRSLLPALRAVISRSHEGPGEMGKAVNIPKDDQEKMKELFKINQFNLMASDMIALNRSLPDVRLDGCKTKVYPDDLPNTSIVIVFHNEAWSTLLRTVHSVISRSPRHLLMEIILVDDFSERDFLGKKLENYVRTLEVPVRVLRMEQRSGLIRARLRGAAATKGQVITFLDAHCECTIGWLEPLLGRIKEDRTAVVCPIIDVISDETFEYMAGSDMTYGGFNWKLNFRWYPVPQREMDRRKGDRTLPVRTPTMAGGLFSIDKTYFEEIGSYDPGMDIWGGENLEMSFRIWQCGGSLEIVTCSHVGHVFRKATPYSFPGGTGHVINKNNRRLAEVWMDDFKDFFYIISPGVMRVDYGDVSSRKALREALKCKPFSWYLENIYPDSQIPRRYYSLGEIRNVETNQCVDNMGRKENEKVGFFNCHGMGGNQVFSYTADKEIRTDDLCLDVSRLNGPVVMLKCHHMKGNQMFEYDAEKHTFLHIITQSCLTISRLEDGTYGPTVERCDSSSLQTWILHNYTRLEVARRLYYHPTDYFL, from the exons ATGCGGCGGTTCGTCTATTGCAAAGTGGTTCTCACCACCTCTTTAGTGTGGGTGCTGGTGGACGTGTTTCTGTTGCTCTACTTCAGCGAGTGCAACAAATGTGACGACAGGAAGGACCGCTCACTGCTCCCAGCCCTCCGTG CGGTCATATCTAGGAGCCACGAGGGTCCCGGAGAGATGGGCAAGGCGGTCAACATCCCCAAGGACGACCAGGAGAAAATGAAGGAGCTTTTCAAGATAAACCAGTTTAACCTAATGGCCAGCGACATGATTGCTCTCAACAGGAGCCTGCCGGATGTGAGGTTGGATGG CTGCAAAACCAAAGTGTACCCGGACGACCTGCCGAACACCAGTATTGTCATCGTCTTTCACAACGAGGCGTGGAGCACTCTGCTCCGGACGGTCCACAGCGTCATCAGCCGCTCGCCAAGACACTTGCTTATGGAGATCATTCTGGTGGACGACTTCAGTGAACGAG aCTTTCTGGGGAAGAAGTTGGAGAACTACGTCCGGACACTGGAGGTGCCAGTGAGGGTCTTGAGGATGGAGCAGCGCTCTGGTCTGATCAGAGCTCGGTTGAGGGGCGCGGCTGCCACCAAAGGTCAGGTCATCACCTTCCTGGACGCTCACTGTGAATGCACCATCGGCTGGCTGGAGCCACTTCTGGGGCGCATCAAAGAGGACAG GACGGCAGTTGTGTGTCCCATCATCGATGTCATCAGCGACGAGACGTTCGAGTACATGGCAGGCTCTGATATGACTTATGGGGGATTTAACTGGAAGCTGAATTTCCGCTGGTACCCTGTTCCTCAGCGGGAGATGGACCGACGGAAGGGAGACAGAACACTGCCTGTCAG GACTCCAACGATGGCTGGAGGACTTTTCTCTATCGACAAAACATACTTTGAGGAAATCGGAAGTTATGACCCCGGGATGGATATTTGGGGAGGAGAGAACTTGGAGATGTCCTTCAGA ATTTGGCAGTGTGGAGGCTCTTTGGAAATAGTCACATGCTCCCATGTTGGTCACGTTTTCCGGAAGGCTACTCCATACAGCTTCCCCGGGGGAACAGGTCACGTTATCAACAAAAATAACAGACGCTTGGCTGAAGTGTGGATGGACGACTTCAAGGACTTCTTCTACATCATATCTCCAG GAGTCATGCGAGTCGACTACGGCGACGTCTCTTCTCGAAAAGCCCTTCGGGAGGCATTGAAGTGCAAACCGTTTTCCTGGTATCTGGAAAACATCTACCCCGACTCTCAGATCCCGAGAAGATACTACTCACTTGGTGAA ATCAGGAACGTTGAAACAAACCAGTGCGTGGACAACATGGGGCGCAAGGAGAACGAGAAAGTCGGCTTTTTTAACTGTCATGGAATGGGAGGAAATCAG GTGTTTTCTTACACGGCTGACAAAGAAATCCGCACGGATGACCTCTGCTTGGACGTCTCTCGCCTTAACGGTCCGGTCGTCATGCTCAAGTGTCACCACATGAAGGGGAATCAGATGTTTGAGTACGATGCCGAG AAGCACACTTTCCTCCACATTATCACCCAGTCATGTCTGACCATCAGCCGCCTCGAGGACGGCACCTACGGCCCCACAGTGGAGCGCTGTGACAGCAGTTCTCTTCAGACCTGGATCCTCCACAACTACACTCGCCTGGAGGTGGCTAGACGCCTCTACTACCATCCCACCGACTATTTTCTTTAA
- the galnt13 gene encoding polypeptide N-acetylgalactosaminyltransferase 13 isoform X1 — MRRFVYCKVVLTTSLVWVLVDVFLLLYFSECNKCDDRKDRSLLPALRAVISRSHEGPGEMGKAVNIPKDDQEKMKELFKINQFNLMASDMIALNRSLPDVRLDGCKTKVYPDDLPNTSIVIVFHNEAWSTLLRTVHSVISRSPRHLLMEIILVDDFSERDFLGKKLENYVRTLEVPVRVLRMEQRSGLIRARLRGAAATKGQVITFLDAHCECTIGWLEPLLGRIKEDRTAVVCPIIDVISDETFEYMAGSDMTYGGFNWKLNFRWYPVPQREMDRRKGDRTLPVRTPTMAGGLFSIDKTYFEEIGSYDPGMDIWGGENLEMSFRIWQCGGSLEIVTCSHVGHVFRKATPYSFPGGTGHVINKNNRRLAEVWMDDFKDFFYIISPGVMRVDYGDVSSRKALREALKCKPFSWYLENIYPDSQIPRRYYSLGEIRNVETNQCVDNMGRKENEKVGFFNCHGMGGNQVFSYTADKEIRTDDLCLDVSRLNGPVVMLKCHHMKGNQMFEYDAEFVGKWEYDFQKHTFLHIITQSCLTISRLEDGTYGPTVERCDSSSLQTWILHNYTRLEVARRLYYHPTDYFL; from the exons ATGCGGCGGTTCGTCTATTGCAAAGTGGTTCTCACCACCTCTTTAGTGTGGGTGCTGGTGGACGTGTTTCTGTTGCTCTACTTCAGCGAGTGCAACAAATGTGACGACAGGAAGGACCGCTCACTGCTCCCAGCCCTCCGTG CGGTCATATCTAGGAGCCACGAGGGTCCCGGAGAGATGGGCAAGGCGGTCAACATCCCCAAGGACGACCAGGAGAAAATGAAGGAGCTTTTCAAGATAAACCAGTTTAACCTAATGGCCAGCGACATGATTGCTCTCAACAGGAGCCTGCCGGATGTGAGGTTGGATGG CTGCAAAACCAAAGTGTACCCGGACGACCTGCCGAACACCAGTATTGTCATCGTCTTTCACAACGAGGCGTGGAGCACTCTGCTCCGGACGGTCCACAGCGTCATCAGCCGCTCGCCAAGACACTTGCTTATGGAGATCATTCTGGTGGACGACTTCAGTGAACGAG aCTTTCTGGGGAAGAAGTTGGAGAACTACGTCCGGACACTGGAGGTGCCAGTGAGGGTCTTGAGGATGGAGCAGCGCTCTGGTCTGATCAGAGCTCGGTTGAGGGGCGCGGCTGCCACCAAAGGTCAGGTCATCACCTTCCTGGACGCTCACTGTGAATGCACCATCGGCTGGCTGGAGCCACTTCTGGGGCGCATCAAAGAGGACAG GACGGCAGTTGTGTGTCCCATCATCGATGTCATCAGCGACGAGACGTTCGAGTACATGGCAGGCTCTGATATGACTTATGGGGGATTTAACTGGAAGCTGAATTTCCGCTGGTACCCTGTTCCTCAGCGGGAGATGGACCGACGGAAGGGAGACAGAACACTGCCTGTCAG GACTCCAACGATGGCTGGAGGACTTTTCTCTATCGACAAAACATACTTTGAGGAAATCGGAAGTTATGACCCCGGGATGGATATTTGGGGAGGAGAGAACTTGGAGATGTCCTTCAGA ATTTGGCAGTGTGGAGGCTCTTTGGAAATAGTCACATGCTCCCATGTTGGTCACGTTTTCCGGAAGGCTACTCCATACAGCTTCCCCGGGGGAACAGGTCACGTTATCAACAAAAATAACAGACGCTTGGCTGAAGTGTGGATGGACGACTTCAAGGACTTCTTCTACATCATATCTCCAG GAGTCATGCGAGTCGACTACGGCGACGTCTCTTCTCGAAAAGCCCTTCGGGAGGCATTGAAGTGCAAACCGTTTTCCTGGTATCTGGAAAACATCTACCCCGACTCTCAGATCCCGAGAAGATACTACTCACTTGGTGAA ATCAGGAACGTTGAAACAAACCAGTGCGTGGACAACATGGGGCGCAAGGAGAACGAGAAAGTCGGCTTTTTTAACTGTCATGGAATGGGAGGAAATCAG GTGTTTTCTTACACGGCTGACAAAGAAATCCGCACGGATGACCTCTGCTTGGACGTCTCTCGCCTTAACGGTCCGGTCGTCATGCTCAAGTGTCACCACATGAAGGGGAATCAGATGTTTGAGTACGATGCCGAG TTTGTTGGCAAGTGGGAATATGATTTTCAG AAGCACACTTTCCTCCACATTATCACCCAGTCATGTCTGACCATCAGCCGCCTCGAGGACGGCACCTACGGCCCCACAGTGGAGCGCTGTGACAGCAGTTCTCTTCAGACCTGGATCCTCCACAACTACACTCGCCTGGAGGTGGCTAGACGCCTCTACTACCATCCCACCGACTATTTTCTTTAA